CTTGCTGAATTCACCTGTAAAtcaaaaatgtatatttttgtttgggtttttttttgttgtttttttccattgcaatGTTACTTTGTCTCAACTGTGAAAGCCAACTCACTTTAGAGTAAAATAAAGTAGGAAATTCCTGGTTTCTTTATAGATGACTGAACCAGAATCTCAGGAAGGAAACTGTGCTAACAGGAGAGAGGATGCAGAGAAGTTTAAAATGGACATGAAAAAATGTGTGCAGGAGATGGAAAGACTAACAGGTACAGGTCTTTATTAAGAATTATATGGATTTTTGTACTAAAGACACTGAagatattttgtatttattcttGTAACTTCTGTGTGATagaaatgtaattaaaacaATTACCATCAGCTAATGCCCTCGTGATAATTGTGAAAAAGCATGCAAATAATTTAGGCAGTTCAGGTGGCTTAGAATTAAAAATCAATAGGTGATGGATGCTTAGTTCAGAGTGTTggttaaaaacagaaatactaCTAAGGTGTTTAATGTacaattattaaaatacagtatttaaaattagacttaattctgaaaaattggTATCCATCACCACCCAGGTCAGTGTACTATTGTGAATTCTTGgtaaaataaaagggaaagtaTATAAGTGTACATAAATACATAAGTTTAGTACATAAGTGCTAAATCTATTTGCTCAGCTTCATCAGATACTCATTATTTCAAAATCAAGTTCATTATTTAAGTTACTGATTATTTCAAGATCAATTTCATCACTTAAGTTGTCCTTAAAATACTTCATGACTTCGTTGCAATCTCCTTGACCTTACTCTTTGTCACCTAACACAAACTGTAAGTGGTCTGGAGGGAAGATTCCTTATATaatattcatatattttaaaatagtccCTTGACCCTTTCCATTTGGTTACCtgttttgttgtcatttttaGGTGAAGTGCCCATCCCTGTTTCATGAATTTACATCCCTGTACTTCCATTTTGAACCATTTTGAGACATTTATAAAGAAGTAATCCTGAATACTCTACTTAATCTTGAGTGTTACTGTAGGcagtttccattttattttccagccttCTCTGAGATGTGAACtgataataattaattttatttatggaatttatttatggaatttatttattgaatCAGCCATTGCTTTTTCCTGACCAGAAAATGGTAATTCCTGTTGTGTTTGCAGTGCGTATGGGCCTCACAGTCTATGACTGCGTAACCATCCAGACCaacccagagctgcccaaggCTGTGCAGCACTTGGAAAATGTCTTCCTGATGTGCAAAGAGCAGATACAGAAGGGCAAAAGTTGCTAATGGAATCTAGAGGTGAAGggcaaaaaaaggaataaattgaACTCGGTCATGGTGGCAGAATGACATTCCTTGGAAAATTGCTTAGGTCCTTTTTTCTCCAGCTGGGGAGGTTTCACAGGAACTGTGGGAAATGGATTGGCTTTCTCTTGCTAAGAACTACTTATTTGAGAGTGTTTGTGGAAGTACTTTAATGAGATTATATAGCTTTGTATAGATGAGGGTAAAAGACAGCAGTGCGTGCATTTGCACCATGCCCATCAATAATCCTTGTAGTGTTTGTACACAAAATTGACACACCCTCCGTCCTTTTCCTTAGAAGATCATACTCACTCTGTGGTCAATGTAATTGAAATTCTTTGAGACCTGAAGAAATTggggggatggagagcaggggtGCTGTAGAGGACCACCACAGTGGCATTGCACTAGCCCGTTCCTTTCAGAGAGAACTGAAGAATTGCTTGTTTTCTCAAATGAAACACAGGTGAAATTCTAGATTTGCATATAGATTGAGTTGGTTGTATTTAGGATTATCATCTAAGTGTTCAATTACATAGTTTTATTATTTAGATAGATCAGCTATAATTGTTTCATCTTCTTCCATTAGATTTTTGAGAGTTTCTTTGAACTGGTTTTCCCGGAAAGATTGTTCCTCTCAAACCCTCTGAAGGTGgtatgaaataaattatttgtacCATTATAGACTGCAGTGCGTGTGGTGGCATTGCACAGAAACTAAACTAGGCATGTTACAAAACATGCTTCTCTCAGTATGTTCTTACTGAGCAATATtagaaaaggataaaaaaattgcttttttagtCAGGATGTGGATTAAGAGCAGCACCTTGTGGCTTGTAGTTACACATAAATGAGTAATTTATCAAAGATGAAATTCAGTGCAATAAGTTAAGGATCTTCCCTTTTATTAAAATCAGTCTCTTTTAACTAGAAAGTAAGTCCCATGTAGCAAGTGAGAGCACCTCCATCTCCTCTGAAGAGgtgtttaattatttaaatcacATCTAAATGATCCTTGAATTTTTAGGCTGTGTATTTCTTTGAGAGTGATTGATCTAAATTCAGACAGAATGTTTATCCACTGAAATAAAGAATATGTAGGCAATTTAACTTCTTTTAGTGGTCCCAAGTATTTCTAGAGGTACAAAATGGTAAGAACAAACTTTGAACTCTCTACACATGACCTTCCCATGGTTTGGTCTTCACTTCTCCCCCGATTTTCTTCCCAGATCTTGTGATGATTATAAGAGGAAAGTTAGGGATAGGCAGCAATGCTTATTCCTAGAAAAACTACACAGCAAGATATTTATACTTCTATGTTgctaatttttcctctttatttattttttgggttattATTCAGTATCTACCCTATTTCATCtagagcctggagcagagcccagataGCCCACATTGCACCACTTTTATTTCCTGTCACGGGGGTGCATCCatgaatttccagaaaaaattgAGTAACAGCCCCATCTAGTGCTCGCAGAACTGAACCAGTGAACTGGATTCCAGACATCTCTTAACTCCCCAGCACTCATTTTCTGTGATGAGAAGTGCCAGGAGTTGTGTGGGGTGTAACACTGCAATGCTTTTACCATCCATGGCACAGCAAGATGTACTGCTCTTAGTTATGCACTGCACCTGTTGGCAAGTCAAGAGGCTGATGCCCAAGAGTAACCTATTCAAGAGCCATCTAGTGGAGCCATAAATATTCTCAATACTCTGTTTTAGAGATGCCATTGACAATTTCTTACCAAGAAACAGATGAGACTTACACAGAGCCTCCTGGATAATTCTAGTGTTTGAAACTCTGCCCTTCTCTCCAGTGTAAAACAACTGAAAGGGGACTGAAATGGGAACATTTCTCACATCCATTCAGGCATTTTGACCTCATCAGAACACATCCTAGAGCTCTGTTTagaatatttatataatttgcTACCACTGCCCTCTGGTTCTTTATTACAGCCCCAACTCAGCTTATCTTGGGAAGGCTCAAGAATCCATGAGCCGTTTTACctttttgcatattttcaaaGTTCCAGTCCAGATTCTTGCAGCAATTTTTTCTGCAATTGAATCTGTAATTCCTCTATTTACACATactattaaaataatgtttttttctgaacaagAACTGTATCACATAGGCACTACTAGCATGAAAGTGGCACTATATAATTGATTAATTCTAAGAGCCTTTGTGGTCCTATTCAAGTCACCATTTACAAGTCAAAACTTACAGACAAACATTGAAGAATAATGTATTTTGACATAAgtcaggaaataaaatgaagctAAGTCTTTTCtatcacattttaaaaccttAAGATACTAATTAGTAATCTCATCAATTGGTGGTATTAAGTCATCAAGATCCATTTTTTGCTTAGTGCATCCTTGTCCAGCTCTAGGACTCAAAATTCAATTATAGCTGCCTTGCTCCACTACTGCAAACAACAAAATAGAAAGTTCAAGCTGCCACTTATTTGACACGGCCTCCAAAATCTTCTTATGCCCTTTACACCTGAAGAAGGATCCCACTGCCACTTGGCTCAAGCAGATGCTTTTCCCTATAACTCTGAGCATTATTTGTACCTGGCAAACTCGGCTAACAAGAGAATAAGAGGCCTAGTAAAGGAACAATTTATGCATAGCCCAAGACAtctaaaatgtcattttaataaGTGCTTTAAACTTTACTAGAGTTAAGTTTATATTTTCATAGCCAGGGAATTGAGGGACAGAGTAGGTTATGTCAGTCACTGACTTCTGTTCTATGCGAACATTCTTACTAGAGGAAGGACAGAAATAACAAAGAGAACTCGGTGCTAGGACATTACTTGCATCTCTCCCTCACTTTCTTTGTTCTTAAAAAATAGATGGTTAGTTAGGTACTTTTGTTAACCTGATTTAATCTGCAAAGATTAAGAAACCTCCCTTTAGCCTCTCAAGGGAAAAAACACCTATTGAATGCAGTTCAAGTAGTTTTTATGACAAGTTCTGCATTAACATGTATTTATGAACAGCTGGGATCTGCTTGTTATGGTGAAATTACCAACCTCTCCCCAATGTGCCTGCACATTTAGTTCAGAACAAGATTTAAGCCTAAAAAGATTTATCCTGCTTAAGAATTCTTTAAAAGTACCCTTATGTTTTCCTTACcttactgcattttattttgtgtcaaAACAGACATCTTCATCTTCCACGTAAAGATTTCTTCCTCAACCAAGCCCATGGCTTTCACTTCACAACTCATTAAGAGGTTCCTAATCCCTCACAATTCAATCAGCTGTAAGCAGTGCAACTCAGGCACCACTAAGCCttttccatcctcctcctccccaagGCAAAGAAAACAGGGTGCAAGGgcccttcctccccttcccagaAGCTGGAAGCAAAGGGCTTTTGAATGCAATAATGCCCTGCACTCTCTCCTTAATTCCTGTATAGTAACAGGAATATTTGAGAAACAAATATACTTATCTAAAGTTTGGTTTACGACAGCTGCAAGACAAGAATGTGAGAAATGCTGGACTAGACAATGAAGGACACAAGATATGCATCCATATTCAACAGCTGGAAGACAGCCAAGTTTTAAGAAGGAACATTGAAAAACCCCTGATATTATAAGGGACCTCAGTACTTTGCTCATTAACACAAGATGGCACAGGTACAGAGATTTTACTGGCTTGAAATAAGGAGTGGAGAAATCAAATATTCAGAACAGAAGCTTGGATAAAGTGGTAGCTACTATACCAGCGTCCTTGAGCAGAATCTCAAAATTTGGATTCTACTGTTTACAGAACATAAAAGCCTAGCAAAACAGACgaggaaaaaaacattccaGGAACTCACTCTGCATCCCCCAAACTCCTGCCAcaaaacagcacaggaaaaccCAACCATTAAATATCATTACAGCCAGAGGAACAGAGTAGCAGTGTAAGTTAGAGCTCTGTTTTGTGATTTCTTTGCAGAAGTTGTTTTGTAGTAAGGTATATCCACCTAACCACACTCAGGTATCATTCAGCGAGACACACCAAAGAGGCAGCTCTCTTTCACATATAAATGCTGaaacaagattaaaataattcattattttaaaagcaaacatgaaaaaacacactaaaccagatttttttggtAGTTGAAATCACTTTTATTTGTGAGGAACGTCACCCATGCTGCACAGTTTCAAATAGATCTTAACAAGGAAAGCGGAAGTTTGTCCTCCCCACGTCCTGCAGTGAACAGGactggcacagaaaaaaactcaCACTTGGGAGGTTTAGCACCAGCATCcaataaaaaaaagcattttatttcaattttagctctttggttggtttttttttttcccttttcagtttgataccaaaagaaaaattgaaaaaaaatcaatactagcaaaacaatgaaattctagggaaaaaaaacccaaaaaacaaaaagccccacagTTGCTGTTGAAACTAGGGAGGTTGTTCTTTCTGAATCTcgctctctttctctcttcatgCATCTATCTTGTAGGCGTTCCCTGGATCTCAGCTGCTggtaaattttcttttacattttggTATCTCAAATCTTTGCTTTCATCATCACTGTTGACAACTTATTGCTTGTGTGTTTCTTTGGTGTTACTTTTGAGCTGTACTTTAGGACACCTGGTAAAGAGccaaatgttaaaaaaatgcagtttaaatttcattttctcaatGAATAGATGAGATGTCAAATTAAGAGTTATAACAGGCAGCATAAGCACAGCTGGCTTATCTTGCCCATAATCAGGACCTTCTTAACATAAAATAACTCATCAGCAGATGCTATTACTATACAGACCAGAAGCttcctagaaaaaaataaatcaattatAAAGCAAAACTTACTTTGTGACAAATACAGAAGCAGAggggagaaagaagagaaaagcagtatCTTGGTTTGCCTCTAGAGCACTCTCAGAACTTATCACAAATATCAAGCCATACATAAGGGGATGTGGCCAGAATCCTAGAAGCTCACACACTGCCTCCACTGGAAAACAGGAACAGTCCATATTCCTTACCTGAGCGATGGTAGAAGTGCCTGGGGAGCCGGACATTACTCAGCACCGCTCTGCTCTGTCACTGGAGCAGGATTTTCAGCAGGTGTATCAGTTGCCTTTGTCTGAGACACAACAAAAACTCTTATTATAGGCAAAGGCTGACCTCCACACCCTTCCTCTCCTCAGTGGTACAGCCAGCATAATGCAGGTTTTAAAACAATCAAGAAAAGTGAATTTCccaaaaatattacattttagCGTATTTCCTGTTATTGAGTATTACACAGCAGATTCTGCCAAGGGAACACCTCAAGTAGACACTGAATGAGAAAATCTTCCCTCATTAAAGTAGAATCTGTGTTTGCAAAGAGTTTCCTAAAATTATCTGGTTCAAACAGTTCAGGAAACAGATCTAGAGCTTTCAAATCCATCTCTCATGCTATATACAGAGTTAAAGTTTGtggaagcaggaaaacacaacTGTTTCCACTTCAAAAACATTTGTTACACTCTGACCTCAATTAAGAACTATCCAGAAGCAATCTCTATCCCACTGCTGGTTTCTTGTAAGATAAGGTGCTTCTTCTCCAAGAGGGTGAGAAGAAGCAGGCAAGGAAATCAGCACATCAGATTTGGCCATCAGACTTATCCAGCACATgaatacatttattaaaaaccTCACACACGGCAGAAAGTCTTGGGCATTCACCCCTTTATGGCTGTATGTAGCAGAGGTTTTAAAgtggattgggttggaaggggacCTTGAAGATCCCCCCgatccaaccccctgccatgggcagggacaccttccactatcccaggttgctcagaacccccatccagcctggcctggacctcttccagggatggggcagccacagcttctctgggcaacctgtgccagtgcctcatcatcctcacaggggaaaattcttttcctcttatTCAATCTAAACCTACGCTCTTTCAATTGTAACTCATTCCCCTTGTGTCCTATCACTCCAGGTCCTTGCAACAGTCTTGTCTCTTCTTTcccaggcactggaaggccacaatgaggtcaccccaaagccttctcttgcCCAGGTTGAGCCCTCCCGATGCCTGCAGCCTTTCCTCCCGTACCTCTTTGCCCTCCTGCGCCGGAGCGCTGGCTGGGCGTGGCCGGCGCCGGTAGTTGTAGGGGCGCCGGTAGCCACGGCGCAGCGGCTGCTGGCCCATCGCACTGGCCTCGTGATGGTTCTCTTTGTTTTCAGCCTCTCCAGTCGCTGGGACAGGGCGTGGGCGAGGGGGCCCTCTGAGAGGGGCAGAAAGAAGTGTCAAGTGTAAAAGAAGCCCAAGGTTAAACTACAGAAATTTTCACCCAGTAAAACCTCCTATAACCAAGAATCATCCTCAACAGTTTTGAATGCTAGCAAACCATCCCTTCAGGGTTTGGCTGGCACATGgctagaaaagcaaaacaagagaCAAGGTGTCTCTTCACTGCTGAAGCTACATCACCATATTCTGCTGTCTATCCTGCAACGAAGATAAAGTTAACCCCTTTGAATTGCTGGCTAGCAGAAGAAACAAGGCCATAGTGGCCACAAAGTCTGATGGTGCTGAGTTACCTTTGGCATGGCTACATCCCAGCCCAGTCCTATTCCTAATGATTGGTGCAGTCCTTGCCATCCTCCTCACTTCTACCCACTCTTTCTGCCTCATGTTGCCCCTCTTAACCAATTAGGAAAAGTACTTAGCACAGGTGATCTGGACCTCATCAACACTAAGCTACCCAGTCCACATCCCTGATGCATACAAGAGCATTTCACCTTATTTCTAGTATCAAGAATGTTTATAAGCTGTCAAAACACAGCCAAAATCCAGTTCCCATGAGCTAATCCACAGCTACCTAGTCCCAAAAACCAGTTTAGCTTTTCCAAATGAATCTAACAAAAGTGCCAGTGTCACTGGATTTAGTGCCTGTAAACAAAAGCAATACCTATGAACTCAAACAGAAGTACTGTGCACTGATAGGAAAACTGCATCAGAAAATCCCAAGTTTCCATTAGTCATGGACAAGTTACTCAGCTTGTGATTCAACCACATGACGTGCAAAAGCCTCACTGGACTTGCTATGGTGCTATCTCTGCCCAAAAACTAATGAAGACTTCCAGGAATTAAATTTACTCAGCTTGGATGCCAACAAGCAGCAAGCATCAGGAGTATCCCATTTCCCACAGTCCTAGATAAAAGAGCCAAATTGAATATTCATAAACAGAAAAGCTCAAAGTAGAGGTGGAAGGCTTGTGGTTTTAGATCCAGATTCCAAAAGGATGGATCCACTGTGCCTGGAACAGCAGGTTGTTACAATTAAGAACAATCTTGTTATTCCTATCAAATCCAGCTTGTTGCTGCTCTTGCACTGTTATTCAtctcaatttttgtttttgaacAGACATGCACATGAGAAAATGGGGATTACATAATTTTCATAGTTCATCTCTAAATTCAATTTTGGAATTGACTTCATAAGCTACTTGGTAAACAAGGACAATATGATGAGGGGCAATTGAGTGAATGGCAAACAAACCAGCTCCTTaaggacctttaaaggtcatttgTCCAACATCCTTCAAcgagatcaggttgctcagagccctgtccaacctgaccttgtAAGGGGCATTGTTGATTTAATTGGGCAGGAACACTAATTCTGTGtaatggttttggttttttaatttgaaatttttttgttggagataggattaggaggaagtTAAAATAGGTTTAAGTTTAAATGGTACAAAGAAGTTTATTGTTAGAAACGATAAGACAAAAAATAGAACTTAGAATAAAACTTCAGAATACTCTTCTTCCCCTTACACACTTCTTTTATGTTGACAATGTATAGAAAACAACTTAGTCAGTTTACTAAGTTGTAAACTAACTTACTTTCCCAATGGTTTTTGTCTTTACATGTGTGTCTcacaaaaacacaaactttCTCATTAGTGTAACAATGTGTCAATCTTAATCTACTACTAATTAGTCCTtatcaagaacaaaaaaaacctatcCCATTcgcaaaaaataaaaattccaaacaaaccTTTAAAAACCACCACAGGCATCTAGCACCTCTCCAGGCAAACTGTTTCAGTGTTCTACTACACccatagtttaaaaaaaagaaatcttcctTCTATTTATTCTAaatcttttagtttaaaaccattacccctCATGCTAACACAACAGGCCCTGCTAAAAAGTTTATCCCCATCTGTCTTATAAGCCCCATTCAAGTACTGGGCAGACACCTCCCTTAGcctgctggccaggctgcttctgctgcagcccaggacatgggTGGCTTTCTGGCCTGTAACTCTACCTCACAAAGTTttcacccagcagcacccccagcaggGTCCCAGATCAATGATTTGTGTTGTTAATTGTCCAGGAAAGTATGAAGAGAGTACTGCAACTCATTTCAATATGCTGCTCAGCTGTGAGAAGAAATGGGATGCTAAGAATTTCTGCGCTTTCTGGGCCATTATTATTCTGAACATACAAGCACGTGAAACAAATTTCTCCAAGTAATTAAAATGCTTCTCACTGTCCCTGCCATTTGCATAAGTATTCCCACACTTGGAAGCCTGTATAGAACACAAAAGCATCTGAATAAGAGCAGAGGAACTGTACAGACCTGCGGTAGCGGGGACGGTAGGTAGGATTCCTGTGCACTACTTGCTGAAGTTGTCCTCCTTCTGTGACCCCATCCTTCATGTCTCCCTCACCACCCTgctcccaaaataaaacagaagggTTGTATTTGACAGGTAGTATATTAACCATAACGCACATACAAGCCCAAAAACACTAAATAACTACAGAAACCCCAGCATATTAGGTAAAAAGAAGCAGATTCTcaaaaggcttttaaatttGGGCAAACATAAGATGAGGATGAAACAAGAGCCATCagtgctgcccctgctcctcacagacTAAGGAGCTATTCTTTGAAACACTCTCCCTGATGCATATTAAGTGCCTTTCACTACACAAAATGCACTGTAAGGGGTACACATTATGGAGAGGCAGCTATTGATCAGGACAATTCTGTATCTGGAAAGCTAACAAAGATATAACACAAACTTGCCACAGACCACCT
This genomic interval from Catharus ustulatus isolate bCatUst1 chromosome 4, bCatUst1.pri.v2, whole genome shotgun sequence contains the following:
- the SYCE3 gene encoding synaptonemal complex central element protein 3, which gives rise to MTEPESQEGNCANRREDAEKFKMDMKKCVQEMERLTVRMGLTVYDCVTIQTNPELPKAVQHLENVFLMCKEQIQKGKSC